The Synechococcus sp. MVIR-18-1 region CAAAATGGTCTCATCTGAGACAGGCGATGGTCCCTTCGAAGGGAAATGATCATTGAGTGTTCAAGTTCTTCCCATGGGCTTCATCGCTGTCGCTAGTTGCCTAGCCCTTGCTGCTGTTGTGTCCAATGCACTCATTGAAAACTTCTGATCGCTAGATGGATGGCCGTTCGACGCTTGCGTTTGCTTAAGCATTCGCCAGGTTTATGAAGACAGAATTGACCATGATGGCGAACCAGGCAGTACACAAGGAGGCGATTAAATGTCGCTCCAGGTCCCGATGGCAAGGGATGTCTAGATGGTTATCGATATTAATCCATGTATTAACGCCATTAATGCCGTCTATTTTCTAGCTCAAATTCATAGATTGTGATTGGTTGTCTACATTATTTCGTCATGAAAGAAAGCCATCTGGATCGATTCTTTTTGGTGGTAAACGTCTTATTTACTTCGATTTCATCGATTTCGTCTGCGCACTCAATGTGATAAATCTCTTTGAGAGTGTTTGAGTATGCAAGGCAGCGTTGGCGAACCTCCATAGGCTCTGCATAGTATTTTCCATAGGCCGCATTTGTTCTTAATTCATGATCTGGTTTGATAACTGATTCAGCAAATAGGTCAAGAGCGCGTCGACAGGCTTCGGGACAAGAGGAAGGCATGGGTAGAGGTGAATTTGGCTTATCAAAGCGAGCTATCGCTTGTTTGTTGCTTGATATTTGGCAAAAACGACAAGTATATATACTTAAGGATTGGCAGTGGAAGCTAGGGCTACTTCTGGGCTGAATCCCTAAAGGAATAGCAAGCTAGAGCCTCAGAGAGGATTGTTGTCACTATTAATTTCATCGCTAAGCAATAACTAGCGGCACTACTACTGCCTGGAAATTACCAAAATCGATGGGAGATTGTTCGCTGAAACGTGAGCCACCCAGCCTGTCCAGGTTCTCGTAATGGGGTAGCTGATCCTTCTTGGGTTATTGGCAGCTTTAGGCGACGGATTTAAGCCATAGAGCCAATCGGAACCGTCTTAAAACAACACCGGAGGTTGAGAGCTCTTGGATGTCTGATCCTGACCGTTTGCCTTCTCCTCAATCGTGAGCTCGGAACGCACCTTGTTACCTGGCGCAGAAAAAATCAGTGCCCCCTTCTCGCCGATGGATCCGTTGAGCTTTTGTGCCTCTGTAATTTGATTGTTGTCATCGCGTTCTACTCGAACGTCTCCTGTCGCTAATATCTCGTCTGTTTCCCAATTCCAACGGCACTGGCGAGAGAATAAACGTTCACCTGGTTGCTTAATTCGGCAGACTTCAGGAATTATCACAGTATTTTGGTTGAGTTCAGCACGGAATTTTTCGCCGTTGATCTGGATTTTATTGATCAATCCCTCGAATGGATCAGTACTGCTAATAATTTGTTTGCGGAAATTCCAGGTTGTATCTTTTGCACGTAAAAGGCCTTTGTTTTTAGGCATAGTCACAATCACAGGAGATTTAACCGTGATCATTCCTTTTAGTGTATTTCCGTTCAATTCCCGTCCTTTTAATTGTTCAAGAACAACGCCCTCTTGATCAAGGCGTTGTCCGAGAACGGGTCCTTCTGCTGTGAGCGCGCCGTTTTCTAAATTCCATAGCGTCTTCCCTGCTTGAATAGCCGTATCTGGTTTCTTGGTGAGCGCCAGTTTGTCTTTCCATCGATACAGTTGGACAGGACTGGTTAGCGTGAGATCATTGGTGTCTTGCTGAAGAACAGCTACGGTTGCTGTGATCCTTGAACGAGCATCAAAAGCGCGTGGCTGTATTTCCATGGCTAGACGTGAATATTTTGGTTGCCAGCGGAGTCTTTCGCCTTTAAACAATATTTTTTGCCCATTAAGCTGTTGTAGTTGAACATCACCTTCAAGGATAATTTGCTCGCCATCATTGAAGACGACCGCATAGTCAGCCCTGATTTTAAAAGAAGGTTTATTGTTGCTAAATAGAACTCCACTGGGTAGCTTGGCTCTTACTAATCTTCGAGAAAATTCATATCGAGCTTCAGGACTCGAAAGGATCCAGTCGGGATCTCCATTGGATTTTTTCTGCTCTAGCTCCAGCTTGCGAAACACAAAAGGTATGGGTGCTGCTTTTTCCGAGCGGTTCCTTGTTGAGGAGGAGCAGCCCAGCAAAAGGGCACCAACAATGACTGGTGAGATCCAGATCGTTTGTTTCAGAATTCTGCTGGAATGGTATGGCTTCGCAAGAGTCACAATGCTTCCTCAAGTTCCAGTCGTTGCATGACTGGCTGAGGCTGGGGGAGGGGATGGCCTGATTCGAGGCCTCCCCATACCAGTTGTCCAGACCAGTTGTCTAAATCTGAGGATTGGTTGAGCTGGGCCAAAATCCGCTCGCTTAAATCGGGAACGAGGGGTTGCAGGAGCCA contains the following coding sequences:
- the lptC gene encoding LPS export ABC transporter periplasmic protein LptC, translated to MTLAKPYHSSRILKQTIWISPVIVGALLLGCSSSTRNRSEKAAPIPFVFRKLELEQKKSNGDPDWILSSPEARYEFSRRLVRAKLPSGVLFSNNKPSFKIRADYAVVFNDGEQIILEGDVQLQQLNGQKILFKGERLRWQPKYSRLAMEIQPRAFDARSRITATVAVLQQDTNDLTLTSPVQLYRWKDKLALTKKPDTAIQAGKTLWNLENGALTAEGPVLGQRLDQEGVVLEQLKGRELNGNTLKGMITVKSPVIVTMPKNKGLLRAKDTTWNFRKQIISSTDPFEGLINKIQINGEKFRAELNQNTVIIPEVCRIKQPGERLFSRQCRWNWETDEILATGDVRVERDDNNQITEAQKLNGSIGEKGALIFSAPGNKVRSELTIEEKANGQDQTSKSSQPPVLF